In Paenibacillus kyungheensis, the following are encoded in one genomic region:
- a CDS encoding FAD-dependent oxidoreductase: protein MRQQLVVIGNGMAGVRCVEEIVKLAPDTFEITIFGTEKHPNYNRILLSKMLQGEHTFEHIILHDWSWYEQQQIQLYTTETVTHVDPDTRILTTASGLQHTYDILIFATGSVPFIPPIQGADKKGVISFRTVEDCEQMKRYAQHYQQAAVIGGGLLGLEAARGLLHLGMDTHVIHNAPYLMNRQLDLLSAQLLQQELEQQGMTFHLNENTTRITGATRAQGLRFASGAKLAVDLVVFAVGIRPHIRLAEYAGLHVQRGIVVNDYMQTSIEGIYAVGECAEHQGITYGLVAPLYEQGKVLAQHLCQQTPLPYQGSIPYSQLKISGVSVFSVGDTNASDCQQIVQQYDGVRKTYKKVSAVGDRITGAILYGDTAEGISLLEMIKQGTSAHSYLQQLQAVDTSSPTPTNNPTDIAAAKLEHTSTVCACNAVTKATILQSIQTHGLQTADEVQQHTQASGSCGGCRPIVEALVRYSLSGTIEEDQEHILDTPLHASLVTHPDHIPVCSSISLTHTALKQQIQQHSWRTVTEVLTQLSSTNTPIAYSPLDIKDEDIFHVDDLSISDQSEHDGCDTCITAIRYYLQLYLDSSLAIDHANLLPHLQISLDREWLAGYSDHFHTIDGSNVVEQIQQWQSTVQHLILPYPTRIAVAQNIYSPISVRVQDIGILYSPAGWEIYIGGCATERIQEAHLLTTVDHLPDALYLIFLCLELYRYQAYYSEPVWKWVQRTEVLPLREQVLSLFYNDAIADAYDRDRKGGGTYDADAMSFLQRTM from the coding sequence ATGCGACAACAATTAGTCGTTATCGGTAACGGCATGGCAGGTGTACGCTGTGTCGAAGAGATCGTAAAGTTAGCACCTGATACATTTGAGATTACGATTTTTGGTACAGAAAAGCATCCAAATTATAACCGCATTTTGCTATCTAAAATGTTACAAGGTGAACATACATTTGAACATATTATTCTGCATGATTGGTCATGGTATGAACAGCAACAGATCCAATTATATACGACAGAAACAGTGACTCATGTTGATCCAGATACTCGAATATTAACTACTGCTTCAGGTCTACAACACACCTATGATATCCTGATTTTTGCTACCGGTTCGGTTCCTTTTATTCCTCCTATTCAAGGTGCGGATAAAAAAGGAGTAATTTCTTTTCGTACTGTAGAAGATTGCGAACAGATGAAAAGATATGCTCAGCATTATCAACAGGCGGCTGTTATCGGCGGAGGATTGCTCGGACTGGAAGCGGCTCGTGGTCTGCTTCATTTAGGAATGGACACTCATGTGATTCATAATGCACCTTACTTGATGAATCGTCAGTTAGATCTACTATCTGCGCAATTGTTACAACAAGAACTGGAGCAACAAGGAATGACCTTTCATCTCAATGAGAATACGACTCGCATTACAGGCGCTACTCGTGCTCAAGGGTTACGTTTTGCAAGTGGAGCCAAATTAGCAGTCGATCTTGTAGTATTCGCTGTGGGGATACGACCTCATATTCGTCTAGCAGAGTATGCAGGATTGCATGTTCAGCGCGGAATTGTTGTGAATGATTATATGCAGACCAGTATAGAGGGCATCTATGCGGTGGGAGAATGTGCAGAACATCAAGGTATTACATACGGTCTGGTGGCTCCACTTTACGAACAAGGCAAAGTGCTTGCACAGCATCTTTGTCAGCAAACTCCTTTACCTTATCAAGGCTCGATCCCTTATTCACAGTTAAAAATATCCGGTGTATCGGTATTTTCAGTAGGCGATACAAATGCTTCTGATTGTCAGCAAATCGTACAGCAATATGATGGTGTACGCAAAACGTACAAAAAAGTGAGTGCTGTTGGAGATAGAATTACAGGTGCTATTTTGTACGGGGATACCGCAGAAGGCATTTCATTATTAGAAATGATCAAGCAAGGCACTTCTGCCCATTCTTATCTTCAACAGTTACAAGCGGTAGATACTTCAAGTCCCACACCGACAAACAATCCTACAGATATCGCCGCCGCCAAACTAGAACATACTTCTACCGTTTGCGCTTGTAATGCAGTTACCAAAGCGACCATTTTGCAATCTATACAGACACATGGATTACAGACCGCAGACGAAGTTCAGCAACATACCCAAGCATCCGGCTCATGTGGAGGTTGTCGCCCAATCGTTGAAGCGCTTGTTCGTTATAGCTTATCCGGCACCATCGAGGAAGATCAAGAACATATTCTCGATACTCCTCTTCATGCTTCGCTTGTTACACATCCTGATCATATCCCTGTCTGTTCATCAATATCTTTAACACATACGGCTTTAAAGCAACAAATTCAACAACATTCATGGAGAACAGTTACAGAAGTGCTAACTCAATTGTCATCTACTAATACACCTATTGCATACAGTCCTCTCGATATCAAAGATGAAGATATCTTTCATGTAGATGATTTGTCTATCTCCGATCAATCAGAGCATGATGGTTGTGACACCTGTATCACAGCAATTCGTTATTATCTACAATTGTATTTAGACAGTTCTTTGGCAATAGATCATGCAAATCTGTTACCTCATCTACAGATATCGTTAGATCGTGAATGGCTAGCAGGGTATTCTGATCATTTTCATACTATAGATGGGTCAAATGTGGTCGAGCAGATACAGCAATGGCAGTCTACAGTACAACATCTGATATTACCTTATCCTACACGTATAGCTGTAGCTCAGAATATCTATTCTCCTATTAGTGTTCGTGTGCAAGATATCGGCATATTATATTCACCGGCTGGTTGGGAAATTTATATTGGAGGATGTGCTACAGAGCGTATTCAAGAAGCGCATTTGTTAACTACAGTAGATCATTTGCCAGACGCGCTATATCTAATATTTCTGTGTCTGGAATTGTATCGTTATCAAGCGTATTACAGTGAACCGGTATGGAAGTGGGTACAACGGACAGAAGTATTGCCTTTGCGGGAACAGGTATTATCTTTATTTTACAACGATGCGATAGCAGATGCTTATGATCGAGATCGTAAAGGAGGCGGAACTTATGATGCAGACGCAATGTCCTTTTTGCAGCGTACAATGTAA
- a CDS encoding nitrate/nitrite transporter: MDKKSFWQSGHKPTLLGSFLYFDISFMIWGMIGPLSVIIALDYPMDPVQKAQLVALPVLGGSILRLVLGFLSDYIGPKLTAQIGMILTLIPLLLGWQWVQSLEQLYVVAILLGIAGASFAAALPLAGQWYPKEHQGLAMGIAGAGNSGTVIATLFANRLAQHFGSWEIVFGIAMIPIILVFIFFTIFAKNSPNRPEPKKLSQYATVLKQRDAWVFCAFYCVTFGGFVGLANYLTIFFNTQYGLTAVQAADIATICVIAGSFFRPVGGFLADRIGGTKMLMYLYSGAGIMLACVSFLPPLPVVVSLLFVGMMCLGAGNGSVFQLVPQRFGNEIGLMTGIVGAAGGLGGYALPLILGNLYKATGSYTIGFIMLSIIVLCCLSLLVVMQMKWRTSWLNHSVTKTARQAS; the protein is encoded by the coding sequence ATGGACAAAAAAAGTTTTTGGCAAAGCGGGCATAAGCCTACATTACTCGGTTCTTTTTTATACTTTGATATCAGCTTTATGATCTGGGGAATGATTGGACCACTTAGTGTCATTATTGCACTGGATTATCCTATGGACCCTGTACAAAAAGCACAACTGGTTGCTTTACCTGTATTGGGCGGTTCAATTTTGCGATTGGTGTTAGGGTTCTTATCTGATTATATAGGGCCCAAGTTAACCGCGCAGATTGGCATGATTCTTACTCTAATTCCTCTACTGCTGGGCTGGCAATGGGTACAATCGTTAGAGCAGTTATATGTGGTAGCCATCTTGCTAGGTATTGCAGGAGCATCTTTTGCGGCGGCTTTGCCACTTGCAGGACAATGGTATCCCAAAGAACATCAAGGTCTAGCGATGGGGATTGCAGGAGCAGGCAATAGCGGAACTGTAATAGCGACTTTATTTGCGAATCGGTTAGCTCAACATTTTGGTAGCTGGGAAATTGTATTTGGAATAGCGATGATTCCGATTATTCTGGTATTTATTTTCTTTACGATCTTTGCCAAAAATAGCCCTAATCGTCCTGAACCTAAAAAATTATCGCAATATGCTACCGTACTTAAACAAAGAGATGCGTGGGTATTCTGTGCATTTTATTGTGTGACATTTGGTGGGTTTGTAGGGCTTGCCAATTACTTAACGATTTTCTTTAATACTCAATATGGATTAACAGCAGTACAAGCGGCTGATATTGCTACCATCTGTGTTATCGCAGGAAGCTTTTTCCGTCCGGTCGGTGGATTTCTGGCAGACCGTATTGGGGGAACTAAAATGTTAATGTATCTATACTCGGGGGCAGGGATTATGTTGGCATGTGTTTCCTTTTTGCCACCACTTCCGGTTGTTGTAAGCTTGCTGTTCGTCGGAATGATGTGTCTGGGAGCAGGGAACGGATCGGTATTCCAATTAGTACCGCAACGATTTGGTAATGAAATTGGATTAATGACAGGGATTGTAGGTGCAGCCGGTGGATTAGGTGGATACGCGTTACCGCTTATTCTAGGCAATCTGTACAAAGCTACAGGTTCTTATACGATTGGATTTATTATGTTAAGTATTATTGTATTATGTTGCTTGAGCTTGCTTGTTGTGATGCAAATGAAATGGCGGACAAGCTGGTTAAATCATAGTGTGACCAAAACAGCACGTCAAGCCAGTTAA
- a CDS encoding methyl-accepting chemotaxis protein, translated as MYAKNKVMNMLCLITVLLSFIVFALHQYTHLIPVDRMAGMDHSAMSHSSMEHITIFRYILLAVPLILLIWSASLFRSRSDHAYLPVINTLVLTLGSIGLIAAGNGLVEYHFSVFMVVAFVAFYDSIALVLLSTAIFAFHHLAGFFLFPELLCGEHAYSFSLLLIHAIFLLLTSGAAILIIVAKKNTTQALQSQNDEASARNQQSLINLQHTEQYMEQSAGSLRLHSQSLVSLSEHIADAVQLLRTQASDELLPSQQVSEQQLTQVADAIYQIAASLEQLHQSSTITLERAQLGQQSLTQITDQVSSLQVDVDDMASGIHAMSDQSYEIARFVDIIANLAEQTNLLALNASIEAARAGQHGQSFAVVAQEVKKLSLETSSALKMISGIIAQFSL; from the coding sequence ATGTACGCGAAAAATAAAGTTATGAATATGTTATGTTTGATCACTGTTCTTTTATCTTTTATTGTATTTGCTCTACATCAATACACTCATCTTATCCCTGTAGACCGTATGGCAGGTATGGATCACTCTGCAATGAGTCATTCTTCGATGGAACATATCACTATTTTTCGCTATATTTTGTTAGCGGTTCCACTTATCCTTTTAATATGGTCAGCTTCGCTATTTCGTAGTCGGTCAGATCATGCTTATCTTCCTGTCATCAATACGTTGGTACTTACTTTAGGCAGTATTGGCTTGATCGCAGCAGGTAATGGATTGGTTGAATATCACTTTTCTGTTTTTATGGTAGTTGCTTTTGTGGCTTTTTATGATTCAATCGCTTTGGTTTTACTCAGTACTGCTATTTTTGCTTTTCATCATTTAGCTGGCTTTTTCTTATTCCCTGAACTGCTGTGTGGCGAACATGCTTATTCTTTTTCGTTACTTCTGATCCATGCTATCTTTTTGTTATTAACAAGTGGAGCCGCTATCCTGATTATTGTTGCCAAAAAGAATACCACTCAAGCGTTACAATCCCAAAATGACGAAGCTTCCGCACGTAACCAGCAATCATTAATTAATTTACAGCATACTGAACAATATATGGAACAATCTGCTGGGTCGTTACGACTTCATTCACAATCGTTGGTCTCATTATCTGAACATATTGCTGATGCTGTTCAACTATTACGTACACAAGCAAGCGATGAATTGTTACCTTCTCAACAGGTGAGTGAACAACAGCTCACACAAGTCGCCGATGCTATCTATCAAATAGCCGCTTCTCTGGAACAATTACATCAATCTTCTACGATTACACTGGAACGTGCGCAATTAGGGCAACAATCTCTGACTCAAATTACCGACCAAGTGTCTTCATTACAAGTCGATGTAGACGATATGGCTTCAGGTATTCATGCAATGTCTGATCAATCTTACGAAATCGCTCGCTTTGTCGATATTATTGCTAATTTGGCTGAACAGACCAATTTGCTCGCATTAAATGCTTCTATTGAAGCGGCTCGTGCCGGACAACATGGACAAAGCTTCGCTGTTGTTGCTCAAGAAGTCAAAAAGCTATCACTGGAGACTAGCTCTGCTCTTAAAATGATCTCAGGTATTATTGCACAATTTAGCTTGTAG
- a CDS encoding aminopeptidase, with protein sequence MLEKYAELVVKVGVNIQPGQVLIVQAPLETVDLTRLIVGKAYEAGAKYVQVDWDDEQITRIRYEKATDDSFGYYPQWHADMLEKFAEEGGAILHIKVPDPELFKGIDSWKVSTAVKAAAIARENYQGYTRNSRISWSLIKAPTQAWANKVFADLPEEERVPAMWEAVFQMNRVGSDNPVAAWREHIDHLKKRQDLLNNKRYKSFHYRAPGTDLHVQLPEGYLWRGGGGENEKGVYFVANMPTEEVYSMPHRTGVNGTVRSTLPLNLNGRLVEGIELTFKDGKVVDYQATSGREHLTSLLETDEGASYLGEIALVPYDSPISHLKRVFYNTGIDENASCHFALGSAYPTNLEGGTQMTKEELKAKGANVSLTHVDFMVGSDQLDIDGELEDGTVEPVFRQGNWAF encoded by the coding sequence ATGTTAGAAAAATATGCAGAACTTGTAGTCAAAGTCGGTGTAAATATTCAACCTGGTCAAGTATTGATTGTACAAGCACCACTAGAAACAGTAGATTTGACCCGTCTTATTGTAGGCAAAGCTTATGAAGCAGGAGCTAAATATGTACAGGTCGATTGGGATGATGAACAGATAACTCGTATTCGTTATGAAAAAGCGACCGATGATTCGTTTGGCTATTATCCACAATGGCATGCTGATATGTTGGAAAAATTTGCAGAAGAAGGCGGAGCGATTTTACATATCAAAGTGCCTGATCCTGAATTATTTAAAGGCATTGACTCGTGGAAAGTGTCTACAGCTGTCAAAGCCGCAGCTATAGCTCGCGAAAATTATCAAGGGTATACCCGCAATAGCCGGATTAGCTGGTCATTAATCAAAGCACCAACGCAAGCATGGGCAAATAAAGTATTTGCTGATTTGCCAGAAGAAGAACGTGTACCTGCGATGTGGGAAGCAGTATTCCAGATGAATCGTGTAGGTTCAGATAATCCAGTAGCTGCTTGGAGAGAGCATATCGATCATTTGAAAAAAAGACAGGATCTTCTGAATAACAAACGATACAAAAGTTTTCATTATCGCGCCCCGGGAACCGATCTACACGTCCAATTACCAGAAGGTTATCTATGGCGTGGTGGCGGTGGAGAAAATGAAAAAGGGGTGTACTTTGTAGCGAATATGCCGACCGAAGAAGTATATAGCATGCCTCACCGTACAGGCGTAAATGGAACAGTGAGAAGTACATTACCGCTGAACTTGAACGGTCGTCTGGTGGAAGGAATCGAACTTACATTTAAAGATGGCAAAGTTGTAGATTATCAAGCAACATCTGGACGTGAACATTTAACGTCATTGTTAGAAACAGATGAGGGGGCTTCTTATTTAGGAGAAATTGCTCTCGTGCCATATGATTCACCTATTTCGCATTTAAAACGTGTTTTTTACAATACAGGCATAGATGAAAATGCTTCTTGTCATTTCGCTCTTGGTAGTGCGTATCCGACCAATCTTGAAGGCGGTACACAAATGACCAAAGAAGAATTGAAAGCTAAAGGTGCAAATGTAAGCTTAACTCACGTAGACTTCATGGTTGGTTCAGATCAACTGGATATTGATGGAGAATTGGAAGATGGAACAGTAGAACCTGTATTCCGTCAAGGAAATTGGGCTTTTTAA
- a CDS encoding response regulator, with product MKVLLVDDDVIVSRGLRNIIPWQELGAEVIGEARNGKDALEIALRLHPDLIITDIKMPIMDGLELCCRIRELMTDTAIVLLSAHEEFDYARQAMQYGVDTYIVKPMARKEISQLTTYIQEVSRRKNEKLHHYSSLFNRQLEINCYEALKTGNRLFFEELFEHELALSTANPNEIKELCMRLLTILFDFYQGVGGDRASTLLQSKSARLDDLFSLKTRHEAIAFTYDLFRQVNELATEKKEDRQHSLVQYVKQYVHDNIYNVNLSLADIAYHMERSPAYLSAVFSQNTGVKLNVYITQKRIDQARQLLLDPSLPIYSISEKLGFQDPHYFARVFKKVESITPSEYRNLYLNHSVRADAEVK from the coding sequence ATGAAAGTATTACTTGTTGATGATGATGTCATAGTATCCCGCGGACTTCGCAATATTATTCCATGGCAGGAATTAGGAGCCGAAGTGATTGGAGAAGCACGTAATGGCAAAGATGCGTTGGAGATTGCACTGCGTCTACATCCTGATCTAATCATTACCGATATCAAAATGCCTATTATGGATGGTCTTGAATTATGTTGTCGTATTCGTGAATTGATGACAGATACAGCGATCGTATTACTTAGTGCTCATGAAGAATTCGATTATGCTCGTCAAGCGATGCAATACGGTGTCGATACGTATATCGTCAAGCCGATGGCACGTAAAGAAATCAGTCAATTAACCACGTATATTCAAGAAGTCTCCCGTCGTAAAAATGAAAAGCTTCATCATTATTCTTCGCTTTTTAACCGTCAGCTTGAAATCAATTGTTATGAAGCGCTCAAAACAGGCAATAGGCTTTTTTTCGAAGAGCTATTTGAACACGAGTTAGCTTTATCGACAGCTAATCCTAATGAGATCAAAGAATTATGTATGCGTCTACTTACTATTTTGTTTGATTTTTATCAAGGTGTAGGTGGGGATCGAGCGTCTACATTGTTGCAATCCAAATCTGCCCGTCTGGACGATCTGTTCAGTCTCAAGACCCGTCATGAAGCGATTGCTTTTACGTATGATCTGTTCCGTCAGGTGAATGAACTGGCAACAGAGAAAAAGGAAGATCGCCAACATTCATTAGTGCAGTATGTGAAGCAATATGTGCATGATAATATTTACAATGTGAATCTATCCCTTGCTGATATTGCTTATCATATGGAGCGTTCGCCTGCGTATCTGAGTGCTGTATTTAGCCAGAATACCGGGGTGAAATTAAATGTATATATCACGCAGAAGCGTATTGATCAAGCCAGACAATTGTTACTTGATCCATCACTGCCGATCTATAGCATTTCAGAAAAATTAGGATTTCAAGATCCGCATTACTTTGCCCGTGTATTCAAAAAAGTCGAAAGTATTACACCTTCAGAATACCGTAACTTGTATCTGAACCATAGTGTACGCGCGGATGCTGAGGTGAAATAA
- a CDS encoding cache domain-containing sensor histidine kinase has translation MFKNKSISLIPKASIKVKIAVLFIVLITLSALLSNGILYFVFMNIMREQLLEDQQNIMLQSRSNVQNVENSIDQATYYFSTDKTIADILNKTTFDDIESYRDLNTINQQFIKYLDVPLSNVVSTYSATFFVKNTFPVAAELPTIQLEQLNKLPGGTGSNRFFNSDEAENEEWFKRTVELSGTLNIFYADQDRDRVYFAKQVRNPLILNTTNEMGVIVIAIDTAEFGKQIEASRLTQGTQLLLADQNNQVLYSNNPALKGVDISHTPDLAPVLQYTDIGGTSDLKYNQTQYIADTYPLKWGWNLIALIPYSDITDRLSIIFDIIVGITVAVIVAGISFTLLLSNSIAKPVITLANVMRNIKDGSTMDVFIEPPEQDEVGVLYRQFNNLMKRINGLVDDVIESGERERQAEMKALQAQINPHFIYNTLDSINWMALSKNEEDIVTMVSSLAHILRYSIKQPNEQVPLRQEIEHVQNYVNIQSLRYGDNFDISYDIEPELYDYLLPKFIIQPLIENAILHGTEQIADHGNIVLRAYTDGIVVRIIVEDNGPGADTELLNDYLDREQEVLHSSDGIGISNIHQRIKLHYADEMFGLRFYYTDNVMKSVITIPYKVSKKTLTEKIST, from the coding sequence TTGTTCAAAAACAAATCGATTTCGTTGATTCCCAAAGCGAGTATAAAAGTGAAAATTGCTGTTCTTTTTATTGTGCTGATTACTTTATCGGCGCTGTTGTCTAATGGAATACTGTACTTTGTATTTATGAACATTATGCGAGAGCAATTGCTGGAAGACCAGCAGAATATTATGCTTCAAAGTCGTAGTAATGTGCAAAATGTAGAGAATAGCATCGATCAGGCGACTTATTATTTTTCGACAGACAAAACGATAGCCGATATTCTGAACAAAACTACATTTGACGATATTGAAAGTTATCGTGATCTTAATACGATTAATCAGCAGTTTATTAAATATCTGGATGTACCACTAAGCAATGTAGTCAGCACGTATTCGGCTACCTTTTTTGTCAAAAATACATTTCCAGTTGCTGCTGAATTGCCTACTATTCAATTGGAGCAATTAAATAAATTGCCTGGTGGTACAGGATCAAATCGCTTTTTCAATTCCGATGAAGCGGAAAATGAAGAATGGTTCAAGCGAACAGTCGAATTAAGTGGAACATTGAATATCTTTTATGCGGATCAAGATCGTGATCGCGTCTATTTTGCCAAGCAAGTTCGCAATCCTTTAATTCTGAATACGACGAATGAAATGGGCGTTATAGTCATTGCGATTGATACGGCTGAATTTGGAAAGCAGATCGAAGCCTCAAGGCTTACACAGGGAACACAATTATTGTTAGCGGATCAGAATAATCAAGTGTTATATAGTAACAATCCTGCACTCAAAGGGGTAGATATCAGTCATACACCCGACTTAGCTCCTGTATTACAATATACCGATATTGGTGGAACTAGTGATCTGAAGTATAACCAGACACAGTATATTGCTGATACGTATCCTTTAAAATGGGGATGGAATCTGATTGCTCTTATTCCATACAGTGATATTACAGATCGCTTGTCGATTATTTTCGATATTATCGTTGGAATTACCGTCGCAGTGATTGTAGCAGGAATCAGCTTTACGTTATTATTGTCCAACAGCATAGCCAAGCCGGTGATTACATTAGCCAATGTGATGAGAAATATAAAAGACGGTTCAACGATGGATGTATTTATCGAACCACCAGAGCAAGATGAAGTCGGAGTATTGTATCGTCAGTTCAACAATCTAATGAAACGTATCAACGGATTGGTAGACGATGTGATCGAAAGCGGTGAACGAGAACGACAAGCAGAAATGAAAGCTTTGCAAGCGCAGATTAATCCTCATTTTATCTACAATACACTGGATTCGATCAATTGGATGGCACTTAGTAAAAATGAAGAAGACATTGTAACTATGGTGTCGTCACTGGCTCATATTTTGAGATACAGTATCAAGCAACCCAATGAACAAGTGCCGTTACGACAAGAGATTGAGCATGTACAGAATTACGTTAATATTCAATCGCTTCGTTATGGAGATAACTTTGACATTAGCTATGATATCGAACCTGAATTATATGATTATCTGTTGCCTAAATTTATTATTCAGCCGTTAATTGAAAATGCGATTTTGCATGGAACTGAACAGATTGCCGATCATGGCAACATTGTATTGCGTGCATATACCGATGGAATTGTAGTACGAATTATTGTAGAAGATAACGGGCCAGGTGCAGACACAGAATTATTAAATGATTATTTGGATCGAGAGCAAGAAGTATTACACAGTTCAGATGGAATCGGAATTAGTAATATTCATCAACGAATTAAGTTACATTATGCAGACGAGATGTTTGGTTTACGGTTTTATTATACAGATAATGTAATGAAATCTGTCATAACTATTCCTTATAAAGTAAGTAAGAAAACGCTTACCGAAAAAATATCCACCTAA
- a CDS encoding ABC transporter substrate-binding protein — protein sequence MLRKPKAWSLSLAVIMMLSIVLSACGGSKESNGTTADGKLAPVELVFYNYATPMKGQDRVMEKVNEYLKKKINATIKVVTMEGSDFETKVPVMLASGQPMDIVFTSSWTNNYLSNVSKQAFTPLTSLLDQYGQDLKKTVPDTLWKGMTVNKELYAVPIYKEIGHQVGVLFRKDLVDKYKLNVAGIQSWKDMEPILKTLHEKDPSILALDGTEGMYRSFPVQHMSGDWNLPGIINVGDKPYYARSDDKIFNQYDTPEFKEFVQTAYKWNQAGYTPKDVDYQSENDWKAGKVFAGSLLYAPNYVYKRSAQLGYELDYQNLGKGVVETSDVQGGAYAIPRSSKNPERAMMFLNLLYTDPTLANLFVHGIEGQDYTKVDDQFIKPAEGVDAANPDYDYGYGWMWGNVNIFYYDQSYPKDTLEQFKKFEDNNTPAPALGFNFDTTPVQTEIAAINNVISEYYKPLVTGTVNPDEYLPKFIQKLKDAGVDNMLAEMQTQYDTWKSQQTGS from the coding sequence ATGTTACGTAAACCAAAAGCATGGTCTTTAAGTCTAGCTGTTATTATGATGTTGTCTATTGTGTTGTCTGCATGTGGCGGTTCCAAAGAAAGTAACGGAACCACAGCCGATGGTAAGCTCGCTCCAGTCGAATTGGTCTTTTATAACTATGCAACACCGATGAAAGGTCAAGATCGAGTGATGGAGAAAGTAAACGAATACTTGAAGAAAAAAATTAATGCTACGATCAAAGTAGTCACGATGGAAGGCAGTGACTTTGAAACCAAAGTACCTGTGATGTTGGCTTCAGGTCAGCCGATGGATATCGTGTTTACCAGTTCATGGACAAATAACTACTTATCCAATGTCTCCAAGCAAGCTTTTACACCATTAACTTCATTACTTGATCAATACGGACAAGATTTGAAAAAGACAGTGCCTGATACGCTTTGGAAAGGGATGACAGTCAACAAAGAGTTGTACGCTGTACCGATCTACAAAGAAATTGGTCATCAGGTAGGCGTGTTGTTCCGTAAAGACTTGGTGGATAAATACAAATTAAATGTAGCAGGTATTCAATCATGGAAAGATATGGAGCCTATTTTAAAAACACTGCATGAAAAAGATCCAAGTATTCTAGCATTAGATGGAACCGAAGGAATGTATCGCTCATTCCCTGTACAACATATGTCAGGTGACTGGAATTTGCCGGGAATTATCAATGTAGGCGACAAACCTTATTATGCACGTTCTGACGATAAAATTTTCAACCAATACGATACACCTGAATTTAAAGAGTTCGTACAAACAGCATACAAATGGAATCAAGCAGGCTATACGCCTAAAGATGTCGATTACCAAAGTGAAAATGATTGGAAAGCAGGTAAAGTATTTGCCGGTTCTCTACTATACGCACCGAACTATGTATACAAACGTAGCGCTCAATTAGGCTATGAACTGGATTATCAAAATCTTGGCAAAGGTGTAGTAGAAACAAGTGATGTACAAGGTGGAGCTTATGCAATCCCACGTTCATCCAAAAATCCAGAACGTGCGATGATGTTCTTGAACTTGTTATACACTGATCCAACTTTAGCTAACTTATTTGTACATGGAATCGAAGGACAAGATTACACCAAAGTAGATGATCAATTTATCAAACCTGCTGAAGGTGTAGACGCTGCAAATCCTGATTATGACTACGGTTATGGTTGGATGTGGGGAAATGTGAATATATTCTACTATGATCAATCGTATCCTAAAGATACATTAGAACAATTCAAAAAATTCGAAGACAACAATACCCCTGCTCCTGCACTAGGATTTAACTTTGATACCACACCAGTACAGACCGAGATTGCTGCAATCAATAATGTGATTAGCGAATACTACAAACCACTTGTCACCGGAACCGTCAATCCAGATGAATATTTACCTAAATTTATTCAGAAATTAAAAGACGCTGGTGTAGACAACATGCTCGCTGAAATGCAAACTCAATACGACACATGGAAATCCCAACAAACCGGTTCCTAA